A single genomic interval of uncultured Cohaesibacter sp. harbors:
- the metC gene encoding cystathionine beta-lyase gives MAKNENCTKNYHTDTRLVTTGRNPEENDGFVNPPVIHGSTVIFKSTEELYSGKAKYSYGRRGTPTTNALRDALTDLEGAAGTVLVPSGLAACSLALLSACKSGDHVLITDSAYEPTRHFADTVLIPMGVEVDYYDPLLGADIETLFKDNTSAVFTEAPGSQTFEMQDIPAIVKAAHARDILVLLDNTWASPLYFDSMAHGVDMTIQAGTKYIVGHSDVMLGAVSANEKAWPRLEDVHGAMGYHVGPNDVYLALRGLRTMGLRLRQHQESALEIAKWLEARPEVDRVLYPALESDPGHAIWKRDFKGACGLMGVVLKDCTQKQAFAFIDALELFGLGFSWGGFESLITYVDPRSYRTATSWDEPGKLIRLHIGLEDVADLKEDLEKGFAALALGE, from the coding sequence ATGGCTAAAAATGAAAATTGCACAAAAAACTATCACACTGACACAAGATTAGTCACCACCGGACGGAACCCGGAAGAGAATGATGGTTTTGTAAATCCACCCGTGATTCATGGATCGACCGTGATCTTCAAGTCTACAGAAGAACTTTACTCTGGCAAGGCTAAGTATTCTTACGGGCGTCGCGGGACCCCCACGACCAATGCATTGCGGGATGCTTTGACAGATCTTGAAGGCGCCGCTGGGACTGTTCTGGTCCCGTCCGGGCTCGCCGCCTGCTCTTTGGCGTTGCTCTCTGCCTGTAAGAGTGGAGATCATGTTTTGATTACTGATAGCGCCTACGAGCCGACACGGCATTTTGCTGACACGGTGCTTATCCCCATGGGCGTCGAGGTTGATTACTATGACCCTCTGCTCGGCGCTGACATCGAGACGCTTTTCAAGGACAACACCAGTGCGGTATTTACTGAAGCGCCCGGTTCCCAGACTTTCGAGATGCAGGATATTCCTGCGATCGTGAAAGCGGCTCATGCCCGGGATATTCTGGTCCTGCTCGACAACACCTGGGCTTCGCCGCTTTATTTCGACAGCATGGCGCATGGTGTAGACATGACTATTCAGGCGGGAACAAAGTATATCGTCGGTCACTCTGATGTCATGCTGGGCGCGGTTTCTGCCAATGAAAAAGCATGGCCGCGTCTGGAAGACGTGCATGGGGCCATGGGATATCACGTGGGGCCGAATGACGTTTATCTCGCCTTGCGTGGCCTAAGGACAATGGGGCTGCGTTTGAGGCAGCATCAGGAGAGTGCTCTTGAGATTGCCAAGTGGCTAGAGGCTCGTCCTGAAGTGGATCGTGTTCTTTATCCTGCGCTCGAAAGCGATCCGGGACATGCCATCTGGAAACGGGACTTCAAGGGAGCTTGCGGGCTTATGGGCGTGGTGCTCAAGGACTGCACGCAGAAGCAGGCCTTTGCTTTTATTGATGCGCTGGAATTGTTCGGGCTCGGCTTCAGTTGGGGTGGTTTTGAGAGTCTCATAACTTACGTTGATCCGCGTAGCTATCGCACGGCAACCTCGTGGGACGAGCCCGGCAAATTGATCAGATTGCATATCGGGCTGGAAGATGTTGCTGATTTGAAAGAGGATCTGGAAAAGGGATTTGCTGCTCTGGCTCTAGGAGAGTAA
- a CDS encoding amino acid ABC transporter substrate-binding protein, producing MKKVLISVLMGSAMAVGASAASATTLEDVKAKGAVQCGVSQGLPGFSNPDDQGNWTGIDVDVCRAVAAAVFGDATAVKYTPLSAKERFTALQSSEIDLLSRNTTWTMTRDTSLGLNFAGVNYYDGQGFMVRESLGITSALELDGASVCTNTGTTTELNVTDYFRSHDMQLELVQFEKSDEVVQAYDSGRCDVYTTDASGLYAQRLKLTNPDEHVVLPEIISKEPLGPVVRQGDDEWFNIVKWSLFAMINAEELGVSSANVEEMKESKNPAIRRLVGVEGAFGENIGLSNDWAYNIIKQVGNYAEIFDNNVGPDTPLKISRGVNALWSNGGFQYAPPIR from the coding sequence ATGAAAAAAGTTCTGATTTCCGTACTTATGGGTTCTGCCATGGCTGTAGGCGCGTCCGCTGCCAGCGCAACAACTCTTGAAGATGTTAAAGCCAAAGGCGCTGTTCAGTGCGGTGTTAGCCAGGGTCTGCCAGGCTTCTCCAACCCGGATGATCAGGGCAACTGGACCGGCATCGACGTTGACGTTTGCCGCGCTGTTGCTGCTGCCGTATTTGGCGATGCTACTGCTGTTAAATACACCCCGCTGTCCGCTAAAGAGCGTTTCACGGCTCTGCAGTCCAGCGAGATCGATCTTCTTTCCCGTAACACCACCTGGACCATGACCCGTGACACGTCTCTGGGTCTGAACTTCGCTGGTGTGAACTATTACGACGGTCAGGGCTTCATGGTTCGTGAATCTCTGGGCATCACCTCGGCTCTGGAGCTGGATGGCGCTTCTGTTTGCACCAACACCGGCACCACCACCGAACTGAACGTTACCGACTATTTCCGCTCTCATGACATGCAGCTCGAACTGGTTCAGTTCGAAAAGTCTGACGAAGTTGTTCAGGCTTATGATAGCGGTCGTTGCGACGTTTACACCACTGACGCTTCCGGCCTTTATGCACAGCGTCTGAAACTCACCAACCCTGACGAACATGTTGTTCTGCCAGAAATCATTTCCAAAGAGCCTCTCGGCCCGGTTGTCCGTCAGGGCGACGACGAATGGTTCAACATCGTGAAATGGTCACTGTTCGCCATGATCAACGCTGAAGAACTCGGCGTGTCTTCTGCCAACGTTGAAGAAATGAAAGAAAGCAAGAACCCTGCAATCCGTCGTCTTGTCGGCGTTGAAGGTGCTTTCGGCGAAAATATCGGTCTGTCCAACGACTGGGCTTACAACATCATCAAGCAGGTTGGTAACTACGCTGAAATCTTCGATAACAACGTAGGTCCGGATACTCCGCTGAAAATTTCCCGCGGCGTAAACGCCCTGTGGTCAAACGGTGGCTTCCAGTACGCACCGCCTATCCGCTAA
- a CDS encoding amino acid ABC transporter permease: protein MAAKPQQTAERSSAKGSIFNDPKVRGVIYQLLLVAGLVYFFWSIVQNASHNLEKQNIASGFGFLGNTAGFLPNQTLIDLSATSTYGQALLAGLLNTLLIAVIGIFLATIVGFIMGVARLSNNWVISKLATMYIEIVRNIPLLLQLFFWYFAVLRSLPHPKQSSSIFDTFFLNNRGLYMPRPVFEDGSGNILLALVIAIVASIGISIWAKRRQMATGQRFPAFLTSLGLIIILPLLAYLVSGMPISYDYAQLKGFNFKGGMKVIPEFVGLLLALTIYTGAFIAEIVRAGILAVNHGQTEAAHALGLRNGPTLRLVIIPQAMRVIIPPLTSQYLNLTKNSSLAVAIAYPDIVSVGGTVLNQTGQAIEVIAVWMIVYLSISLITSVLMNWYNRSIALVER, encoded by the coding sequence ATGGCTGCTAAACCTCAACAGACCGCCGAGCGAAGCTCTGCCAAAGGATCGATATTCAACGATCCGAAGGTGAGGGGCGTTATTTATCAGCTCTTGCTGGTCGCCGGGCTCGTATATTTTTTCTGGAGCATCGTTCAAAACGCCTCCCATAACCTGGAAAAACAAAATATTGCTTCCGGGTTCGGTTTTCTGGGAAACACCGCTGGCTTTTTGCCGAACCAGACCCTTATTGACCTTTCCGCAACATCTACCTACGGGCAAGCACTGCTCGCAGGACTCTTGAATACGCTTTTGATCGCCGTGATCGGCATTTTTCTTGCCACAATCGTCGGCTTTATCATGGGTGTTGCACGCCTCTCCAACAACTGGGTCATTTCAAAACTCGCTACGATGTATATTGAAATCGTGCGCAACATTCCTTTGTTGCTGCAACTTTTCTTCTGGTACTTCGCAGTTTTGCGCTCACTGCCGCACCCCAAGCAGTCATCATCGATATTTGATACCTTCTTCCTCAATAACCGCGGGCTCTACATGCCGCGCCCTGTTTTTGAAGATGGATCAGGGAATATCCTGCTGGCACTCGTAATCGCAATTGTCGCCAGCATAGGCATCAGCATTTGGGCCAAACGTCGCCAGATGGCAACCGGTCAACGGTTTCCGGCCTTTCTGACCAGTCTGGGCCTAATTATCATTCTGCCACTTCTGGCCTATCTCGTCTCCGGAATGCCCATCAGCTATGATTATGCCCAGCTCAAGGGCTTCAACTTCAAGGGTGGCATGAAGGTCATTCCAGAGTTTGTCGGCTTGCTGCTGGCTTTGACGATCTATACCGGCGCCTTTATCGCAGAGATTGTGCGTGCGGGTATTCTGGCTGTGAACCATGGTCAAACGGAAGCGGCTCATGCTCTGGGCTTGCGCAACGGTCCGACCTTGCGTTTGGTCATCATTCCTCAGGCCATGCGCGTCATCATTCCGCCGCTCACAAGCCAATATCTGAACCTGACGAAGAACTCCTCTCTGGCCGTCGCCATCGCTTACCCCGACATCGTTTCTGTTGGCGGCACGGTGCTCAACCAGACAGGACAAGCCATCGAGGTCATTGCCGTCTGGATGATCGTCTATCTCAGTATCTCGCTGATAACATCCGTTCTGATGAACTGGTACAACCGGTCCATTGCGTTGGTAGAGAGATAG
- a CDS encoding amino acid ABC transporter permease — protein sequence MSQKPFSFVRKEMLDERPAPISSQGPLYWMHQNLLSSIPNAILTLFGIFVIYQILSAIIPFALLNAVWEGSDREACIANGAAHGACWAYVKAYFPQFVYGRYPDDQIWRVNIVFIVGALGLIPALIPSVPFKRANVLFMLLVFPVMTFILLSGGNLSFEDHIVGFVVGFAIVLGLGALITYATQGKMKPVLLTLSAIGVGIAIIYAIMSIDFGLEPVETANWGGFLVTLVIAITGIVASLPLGIVLALGRRSKMPVVRLVSIIFIEFWRGVPLITVLFMSSVVLPLFLPEGVNFDKLLRALIGVALFSAAYMAEVVRGGLQAIPKGQYEGADALGLTFWQSTGLIIMPQALKLVIPGIVNTFIGLFKDTTLVLIIGLFDLLGQVQSSFTDPTWSTPVTSHTGYLFAAMTFWIFCFGMSRYSIFMENRLHTGHKR from the coding sequence ATGTCACAAAAGCCATTCTCCTTTGTCCGCAAGGAAATGCTCGACGAGCGGCCAGCTCCGATTTCATCGCAAGGACCGCTCTACTGGATGCATCAAAATCTGCTATCCTCGATCCCGAACGCCATTTTGACGCTTTTCGGCATCTTTGTGATATACCAGATCCTGAGCGCAATCATTCCCTTCGCCCTTCTCAATGCCGTTTGGGAAGGCTCCGATCGAGAAGCCTGCATCGCCAATGGCGCTGCTCATGGTGCCTGCTGGGCCTACGTAAAGGCCTATTTCCCGCAGTTCGTCTATGGACGCTATCCTGATGACCAAATCTGGCGCGTCAATATCGTCTTCATCGTCGGAGCGCTAGGCCTCATTCCTGCACTAATCCCGTCAGTTCCGTTCAAGCGGGCCAACGTTCTGTTCATGTTGCTGGTTTTCCCGGTCATGACATTCATTCTGCTGTCGGGTGGCAACCTGTCGTTTGAAGATCATATCGTTGGCTTTGTTGTCGGCTTTGCGATTGTTCTGGGATTGGGAGCATTGATCACCTATGCCACACAGGGCAAGATGAAGCCGGTCCTTCTGACTCTGTCGGCCATTGGGGTCGGCATTGCCATCATCTATGCGATCATGTCCATCGATTTCGGACTGGAACCCGTTGAAACGGCAAACTGGGGCGGCTTCCTTGTTACCCTAGTCATTGCGATCACCGGCATTGTGGCATCCTTGCCTTTGGGGATCGTACTGGCACTTGGTCGCCGATCCAAGATGCCGGTTGTCCGCTTGGTCTCGATCATCTTTATCGAGTTCTGGCGCGGCGTTCCGCTCATTACCGTGCTCTTCATGTCGTCAGTCGTACTTCCGCTGTTCCTGCCAGAAGGCGTCAATTTCGACAAGTTGTTGCGCGCGTTGATCGGTGTTGCCCTTTTCTCTGCGGCCTATATGGCGGAGGTTGTTCGAGGAGGCTTGCAAGCCATACCCAAAGGACAGTATGAAGGAGCAGACGCTCTTGGTCTGACATTCTGGCAGTCTACCGGCTTGATCATCATGCCGCAGGCTCTCAAACTCGTCATTCCGGGCATCGTGAACACATTCATCGGGCTATTCAAGGATACGACACTGGTTTTGATCATTGGTCTGTTCGATCTTCTGGGGCAGGTGCAATCCTCCTTCACTGATCCGACTTGGTCGACCCCTGTTACATCACATACGGGTTACCTCTTTGCAGCTATGACGTTCTGGATTTTCTGCTTCGGTATGTCCCGATATTCAATCTTCATGGAAAACCGGCTGCACACCGGTCATAAACGATAA
- a CDS encoding amino acid ABC transporter ATP-binding protein translates to MSDNAVEASPAEVKKMQISETDVAIEIDGMNKWYGDFHVLRDINLKVMRGERIVIAGPSGSGKSTMIRCINRLEEHQEGKIIVDGIELTNDLKKIDEIRREVGMVFQHFNLFPHLTILENLTLAPIWVRNMPKKEAEEIAMHYLERVKIPEQALKYPGQLSGGQQQRVAIARSLCMNPRIMLFDEPTSALDPEMIKEVLDVMVSLAEEGMTMLCVTHEMGFARQVANRVIFMDAGQIVEQNEPEEFFTNPQHERTKLFLSQILH, encoded by the coding sequence ATGAGTGACAACGCAGTCGAAGCGTCTCCGGCCGAAGTCAAAAAAATGCAAATCTCCGAGACCGATGTTGCCATCGAAATCGATGGTATGAACAAATGGTACGGTGACTTCCATGTACTCAGAGACATCAACCTGAAAGTCATGCGTGGCGAACGCATCGTTATTGCCGGCCCTTCCGGCTCGGGCAAATCCACGATGATCCGCTGCATCAACCGTCTTGAAGAGCACCAGGAAGGCAAGATCATCGTCGATGGCATCGAGTTGACCAACGACTTGAAAAAGATCGACGAAATCCGTCGGGAAGTGGGTATGGTGTTCCAGCACTTCAACCTTTTCCCACACTTGACCATATTGGAAAACTTGACGCTGGCTCCGATCTGGGTTCGCAATATGCCCAAGAAGGAAGCCGAAGAGATTGCCATGCATTATCTGGAACGCGTCAAGATTCCAGAACAGGCCCTGAAATATCCCGGACAGCTTTCCGGTGGTCAGCAACAGCGTGTGGCGATCGCCCGCTCGCTTTGCATGAACCCGCGTATCATGCTGTTCGATGAGCCGACATCAGCCCTTGACCCTGAAATGATCAAGGAAGTGCTCGACGTTATGGTCTCTTTGGCAGAAGAAGGCATGACCATGCTCTGTGTGACCCACGAAATGGGCTTCGCCCGCCAGGTTGCCAACCGTGTGATTTTCATGGACGCAGGACAGATCGTGGAACAAAACGAGCCTGAGGAATTCTTCACCAATCCTCAGCATGAACGCACCAAGCTGTTCCTCAGCCAGATCCTCCACTAG
- a CDS encoding outer membrane beta-barrel protein, with product MKRVIISSAVVLMAATGASMAADLPQSDPYVAPPAPAEVMAGNPWEGAYAGVALGGIWSETDSNGGSASVDGDGMTLGGYAGYNMVYDHVVFGPELLANYNTINDKSATTRFESNWDAELRARAGYDMGFFMPYAAVGVGFQDAELTNLATDANDDNVHTFVGLTGGVEAMVAENVSMRAEAGYRWSDDKTYNIGGASTKTDIDGAVAKVGLTYHF from the coding sequence ATGAAAAGAGTAATTATTTCAAGTGCGGTTGTTTTGATGGCTGCGACCGGAGCCAGCATGGCTGCGGATCTGCCGCAATCTGATCCTTATGTAGCACCTCCGGCTCCAGCTGAAGTTATGGCTGGCAATCCTTGGGAAGGTGCCTATGCCGGTGTTGCACTTGGCGGGATCTGGAGCGAAACAGACTCCAATGGTGGCTCTGCTTCCGTGGATGGTGATGGCATGACACTTGGTGGTTATGCCGGTTACAACATGGTCTATGATCATGTCGTGTTCGGCCCTGAATTGCTTGCCAACTACAATACAATCAACGACAAAAGCGCAACCACTCGCTTTGAAAGCAACTGGGACGCCGAATTGCGGGCTCGTGCAGGCTATGACATGGGCTTCTTTATGCCTTATGCTGCCGTTGGCGTTGGTTTCCAGGATGCTGAACTTACCAACCTTGCAACAGATGCAAATGACGACAATGTCCATACATTTGTTGGTTTGACCGGTGGTGTAGAAGCTATGGTTGCTGAAAATGTTTCCATGCGTGCAGAGGCCGGTTATCGTTGGTCTGATGACAAGACCTACAATATCGGCGGTGCCAGCACGAAGACTGATATTGATGGTGCGGTGGCCAAAGTCGGCCTGACCTACCACTTCTAG
- the sseA gene encoding 3-mercaptopyruvate sulfurtransferase, which yields MAERTKWLVDTEWLEAHLDSPDVVILDGSWYLPQLERDPKAEFKQAHIPGAMFFDIDEIADLSTDLPHMLPSAELFSAELSKMGISDGQTVVVYDGLGLSSAPRLWWTFRIMGVKDVYILDGGLPKWKDEKRPVTDEIRTRAPGRFNAELDHEAVRNFDDMLKAIKDDGVEIVDARSEERWRGIAPEPRPHLSSGRMPGSKNVPFNGLVDDNGQLKDVASLKEHFVEAGVDLSKPIITSCGSGATAAILFLALDTMGQKKLSLYDGSWTEWASRDDSIIEKD from the coding sequence ATGGCTGAGCGGACAAAGTGGTTGGTGGATACAGAATGGCTGGAAGCGCATTTGGATAGCCCCGATGTCGTTATTTTGGATGGCTCCTGGTATCTGCCTCAACTAGAACGTGATCCGAAAGCAGAATTCAAACAAGCCCATATTCCAGGGGCGATGTTCTTTGATATCGACGAGATTGCAGACTTGTCTACAGATTTGCCGCATATGCTGCCAAGCGCCGAGCTTTTCAGCGCCGAACTATCCAAAATGGGAATCAGTGATGGTCAAACCGTGGTGGTTTATGATGGTTTGGGGTTAAGTTCCGCGCCGCGTCTTTGGTGGACCTTCCGTATCATGGGCGTCAAAGACGTTTATATCCTCGATGGTGGTTTGCCTAAATGGAAGGACGAGAAACGGCCGGTAACGGATGAGATACGAACACGCGCACCTGGTCGTTTTAATGCGGAGCTGGATCATGAGGCCGTGCGCAATTTTGATGACATGCTCAAGGCGATCAAGGATGATGGCGTTGAAATTGTTGATGCGCGCTCAGAAGAACGCTGGCGCGGGATCGCACCAGAGCCCCGCCCTCACCTGTCCTCGGGCCGCATGCCCGGTTCGAAGAATGTGCCGTTCAATGGCCTTGTCGATGACAACGGGCAATTGAAGGATGTTGCTTCTCTGAAAGAGCATTTTGTTGAGGCTGGTGTCGATCTGTCGAAACCCATCATCACCTCGTGCGGTTCTGGCGCGACAGCCGCGATCCTCTTTCTTGCACTTGATACAATGGGGCAGAAAAAGCTGTCACTTTATGACGGTTCTTGGACAGAATGGGCATCGAGAGACGATAGCATAATTGAAAAGGACTAG
- a CDS encoding carboxymuconolactone decarboxylase family protein produces MASDYKQMMKDVSSQVAVLKKDQPDTIAGFYAMAGGATKNGALDEKTKELITLAIAVALRCEPCMAFHTAALVRLGVTKEELEETLGCAIYMGGGPALMYSAHAMEAFEQLSKKD; encoded by the coding sequence ATGGCTTCCGATTACAAACAAATGATGAAAGACGTTTCTTCGCAGGTTGCAGTTCTGAAAAAGGACCAGCCAGACACCATCGCTGGTTTTTATGCTATGGCTGGTGGAGCGACCAAAAATGGCGCGCTTGACGAAAAAACCAAAGAACTGATCACCTTGGCAATCGCTGTTGCCTTGCGCTGCGAGCCTTGCATGGCTTTCCATACCGCCGCATTGGTTCGCCTTGGCGTCACCAAGGAAGAACTCGAAGAGACACTCGGTTGCGCCATTTACATGGGCGGCGGCCCGGCTCTGATGTATTCTGCCCATGCCATGGAAGCATTCGAACAGCTATCCAAAAAGGATTGA
- a CDS encoding alanyl-tRNA editing protein, giving the protein MTKDLFRDDSYLSSCDAKIVDIREDGTIVLDQTVFYPMGGGQPGDAGTLAAADGTKIEIATTLKDKESSYIFHVPAEGQSHSLSVGDAVSCEINWDLRYKYMRFHTALHLMSVAVPYPVTGGQVGEKEARLDFKLPDPDFTKESLTEKLMDLINQDHAVSTRWITDEELDAQPDLVKTMSVQPPRGSGKVRLVAIGDVDLQPCGGSHVKKTSEIGAVVVSKIENKGKQNRRIRIKFAD; this is encoded by the coding sequence GTGACTAAAGATCTGTTTCGTGATGACTCTTACCTGAGCAGTTGTGACGCCAAGATTGTTGATATCAGGGAAGATGGAACCATCGTTCTGGATCAAACCGTATTCTACCCCATGGGTGGCGGACAGCCGGGGGATGCAGGCACTCTTGCGGCTGCCGACGGCACGAAGATCGAGATTGCAACGACGCTTAAAGACAAGGAAAGTTCTTATATCTTTCATGTTCCTGCTGAAGGCCAGAGCCATTCACTGTCTGTGGGCGACGCTGTGAGTTGCGAAATCAACTGGGATCTGCGCTATAAATATATGCGCTTCCACACGGCGCTGCATCTGATGTCTGTCGCGGTTCCCTACCCTGTGACTGGTGGTCAGGTCGGGGAAAAGGAAGCGCGGCTCGATTTCAAGCTGCCCGATCCTGATTTCACAAAAGAATCATTGACCGAAAAACTGATGGACCTAATCAACCAGGATCATGCAGTCTCGACGCGATGGATCACGGATGAAGAGCTTGATGCCCAGCCAGATCTTGTGAAAACCATGTCTGTTCAGCCGCCGCGCGGGTCTGGCAAAGTGCGGCTGGTTGCTATTGGTGACGTTGATTTGCAGCCCTGTGGTGGGTCGCATGTCAAGAAAACGTCTGAGATTGGTGCGGTTGTTGTGTCCAAGATTGAAAATAAGGGCAAACAGAATCGCCGAATCCGAATCAAATTTGCTGACTGA
- a CDS encoding iron-containing alcohol dehydrogenase produces MLTLTSPLEMQFPSVIRFGEGTVGTLADWIKQKGYKAPFVVADAVNVARLDLLGLENVTCFGDVVPEPDIANMEKAVEAAAGCDVVIGFGGGSAMDLAKLVAVLVWQDVKFDEISGPHRALPRKVGLVQIPTTAGTGSEVGTRALVTNPETMSKVATESVHMLADLAIVDPTMTMTVPAMVTAATGVDAMAHCVEAFTSKRSHPIIDSYALQGIELVGKYLKRAVEDGSDAEARTGLALAAFYGGVCLGPVNTTSGHAISYPLGTRYKLAHGIANALIFPHTLAANTPAVPEKTAKVCEALGFTGTTTEEVLAGARSFCEALGLDMRLRAHGVPEEDLASMAKEAHDIRRLLDWNPVDLSVTDVEAIYRQAY; encoded by the coding sequence ATGCTAACCCTTACATCTCCACTAGAAATGCAGTTTCCATCTGTCATCAGGTTTGGCGAAGGCACCGTTGGTACCCTTGCTGACTGGATCAAGCAGAAGGGATATAAGGCTCCCTTTGTTGTTGCCGATGCTGTCAATGTTGCGCGTCTTGATCTTCTCGGGCTGGAAAATGTCACCTGTTTTGGTGACGTCGTGCCGGAACCTGATATTGCCAATATGGAAAAGGCTGTTGAGGCTGCGGCCGGTTGCGATGTTGTTATCGGATTTGGTGGCGGGTCTGCTATGGACCTTGCAAAGCTTGTTGCTGTTCTGGTTTGGCAGGATGTCAAGTTTGACGAGATTTCAGGTCCTCATCGCGCCCTGCCCCGCAAGGTTGGCCTAGTTCAGATTCCGACCACCGCCGGTACGGGTTCCGAAGTTGGTACGCGCGCATTGGTGACTAACCCGGAAACCATGAGCAAAGTTGCTACGGAAAGCGTCCATATGCTGGCCGATCTGGCCATTGTAGATCCGACCATGACCATGACGGTTCCTGCCATGGTGACTGCGGCAACCGGTGTTGATGCCATGGCCCATTGCGTTGAGGCTTTCACGTCCAAACGCTCCCATCCCATCATCGATAGCTATGCCCTGCAGGGTATTGAACTTGTTGGTAAATATCTAAAACGTGCGGTTGAGGATGGTTCCGACGCAGAAGCACGTACTGGCTTGGCTCTGGCAGCCTTTTATGGTGGGGTTTGTCTTGGCCCGGTCAACACGACTTCGGGGCATGCCATTTCCTACCCATTGGGAACTCGCTACAAGCTGGCACATGGCATCGCAAATGCGCTTATCTTCCCTCACACGCTTGCTGCCAACACTCCAGCTGTACCGGAGAAAACCGCGAAGGTTTGCGAGGCTCTGGGCTTTACTGGCACCACGACAGAGGAAGTTCTGGCAGGGGCTCGTTCATTCTGCGAAGCGCTTGGTCTCGATATGCGTCTGCGTGCTCATGGCGTGCCTGAGGAAGATCTCGCTTCCATGGCGAAAGAAGCACACGACATTCGCCGTCTGCTCGACTGGAACCCTGTTGATCTGTCTGTTACTGATGTCGAGGCGATCTATCGTCAGGCCTACTAA
- a CDS encoding tripartite tricarboxylate transporter TctB family protein — MSTVSEPKSDMWIGSGLLIFCAISAWLTLDIKSGMSSSVAGPSMVPWLMIGGTALLSLLLIFRAKAQAGGEEAKTISMPDAHTLLIMLAFVLLLVAYAIAFYPIGYIPATLVTFFVGLWLLGERRWLVFALFPVTMTLAVYYGFTELLSVWLP; from the coding sequence ATGTCGACAGTATCGGAACCCAAAAGCGACATGTGGATTGGCAGTGGTTTGCTGATCTTCTGCGCCATCTCAGCCTGGCTAACGCTGGACATCAAAAGCGGCATGAGCAGTTCAGTTGCCGGCCCATCCATGGTCCCATGGCTCATGATTGGTGGCACTGCGCTCTTATCTCTTCTTTTGATTTTTCGCGCCAAAGCCCAAGCGGGTGGTGAAGAAGCCAAGACCATTTCTATGCCTGATGCGCACACTTTGCTCATCATGCTGGCTTTCGTGCTCCTTCTGGTTGCCTATGCAATCGCATTCTATCCAATAGGCTACATTCCAGCCACACTCGTGACCTTCTTCGTTGGTCTCTGGTTGCTTGGTGAAAGACGCTGGCTCGTCTTTGCCTTGTTCCCGGTGACCATGACACTCGCCGTCTATTATGGCTTCACAGAACTTCTGTCGGTCTGGCTGCCATAA